In Carya illinoinensis cultivar Pawnee chromosome 9, C.illinoinensisPawnee_v1, whole genome shotgun sequence, the following are encoded in one genomic region:
- the LOC122276407 gene encoding transcription repressor OFP5 has translation MGCGRKKPPPSSSSSSSQPIFPMSWLSRFKHISINSKPKPGKVKPKGLQNSPLMGSIPQCAGGGNAGRFYGGDDVDDDAAAAAAFWRLSFGEENGKKKNRGILKSVWYESDDELDVLSSSCRNCRLNNGAAVKGREAKKLNEMVLGLRRVKALPKDVELSLEMDALYGEKRMECRTPRRIEKGWKLRKPNRQVMEEKVLELERGSHEAEWKSTNSIEKDALKRKPARTIWRTKRDKYKVVDSSSRKHSPGSSLNCQSSRLRTTAEDGVFATHKLKETKRLPAENLGSERQKLKEMKIKEIKSKSDQEGKSLHVSKDSQRRRTKQYSKVRLYSPRTPSKVEICKIKPLEDIRKSKLKMKTKAKERTAEEVTGFESFAMVKCSFDPQQDFRDSMLEMIMEKRMSRPEELEELLANYLTLNSDEYHDLIIKVFRQVWFDVNQVCFSNEIESEDCCND, from the coding sequence ATGGGGTGTGGAAGAAAGAAACCTCCTCCTTCTTCATCGTCTTCCTCTTCTCAGCCTATCTTTCCCATGTCATGGCTTTCCAGGTTCAAGCACATCTCCATCAACTCTAAACCGAAACCCGGAAAAGTGAAGCCAAAAGGTTTGCAGAATTCTCCTTTGATGGGTTCAATACCGCAGTGTGCTGGGGGTGGTAATGCTGGTCGGTTTTATGGTGGggatgatgttgatgatgatgctgctgctgctgctgctttttGGAGACTTTCTTTTGGTGAAGAGaatgggaagaagaagaatagagGGATCTTGAAATCAGTGTGGTATGAATCGGATGATGAGCTTGATGTTTTGTCTTCGAGTTGCAGGAACTGTAGATTAAATAATGGTGCTGCAGTGAAGGGAAGAGAGGCTAAGAAGCTGAATGAGATGGTCTTGGGTTTGAGGAGAGTGAAAGCACTGCCCAAAGATGTGGAGCTTTCACTTGAAATGGATGCGCTTTATGGAGAAAAGAGAATGGAATGCAGAACACCAAGGAGGATTGAGAAAGGTTGGAAATTAAGGAAACCAAATCGGCAAGTGATGGAAGAGAAGGTGTTGGAATTGGAAAGAGGATCACATGAAGCAGAATGGAAGTCAACAAATTCAATAGAGAAAGATGCATTGAAAAGGAAACCTGCAAGAACAATTTGGAGAACTAAGAGGGATAAGTACAAAGTAGTAGATTCTAGCTCCAGAAAACATTCTCCTGGGTCTTCCTTGAATTGTCAGAGTTCTCGCCTAAGAACTACTGCAGAAGATGGTGTTTTTGCTACTCATAAATTGAAGGAAACTAAGAGGCTCCCGGCAGAAAATTTAGGTTCAGAGCGGCAGAAgttgaaagaaatgaaaattaaagagaTAAAGTCAAAGAGTGACCAAGAGGGGAAATCTCTCCATGTAAGCAAGGACTCACAGAGAAGAAGAACAAAGCAGTATTCCAAAGTCAGACTTTATTCTCCAAGAACACCTTCTAAGGTTGAAATATGCAAAATAAAACCGCTAGAAGACATCAGGAAATCAAAACTGAAGATGAAAACTAAGGCAAAGGAGAGAACTGCAGAGGAAGTAACAGGGTTCGAGAGCTTCGCTATGGTGAAATGCTCATTTGACCCACAGCAGGACTTCAGAGATTCAATGCTTGAGATGATTATGGAGAAAAGGATGAGCCGGCCAGAAGAGCTTGAAGAACTCTTGGCTAATTACCTGACATTGAATTCTGATGAATACCATGATCTCATCATCAAGGTGTTTCGGCAAGTATGGTTCGATGTGAACCAGGTCTGTTTTAGTAATGAAATAGAAAGTGAAGATTGTTGCAATGATTAA
- the LOC122275692 gene encoding uncharacterized protein LOC122275692: MARHRQNPSAFPFSIILVVVFLSSGLFVHNVGAETREYVSAVGDPGMRRDGLRLAIESWNQCNEVGEEAPDMGSPRAADCFDLYKASPTATENNCSLCKSMPYMLVHRVIDKDNNLGVGDPFLGIQPKALSDVDLYAAEKELYLGSKCQVEDTPNPWQFWMIMLKSGNMDTFAGRCPKNGHKVGPFGPDNIFPCFGKGCMNQPMIHHDYTTLQGADRTTLRGRFYGSWDLDANLSNDLVGNISYYSVTWEKELGEGSWVFHHLLRTSTKYPWLMLYFRSDATFGLSGGYHYPTRGMTKIIPESPNFRVRFTLNVIKGGGPSSQFYLMDIGSCWKNNGQPCDGDVTSDVTRYSEMIINPSIKAWCQPGKLDVCPPYHTFPNGTRIHRNETARFPYEAYHLYCSPGNAEQLEAPYSLCDPYSNPQPQEILQILPHPVWGDYGYPTKQGDGWIGKPRAWDLDVGRLSQSLYFYQDPGTPPARRQWKSVDLGTEIFKDPDQVAEWTVTDFDILVPEQ; encoded by the exons ATGGCTAGGCACAGGCAAAATCCTAGTGCTTTTCCATTTTCTATTATTCTGGTTGTGGTCTTTCTCTCTAGCGGTTTGTTTGTGCATAATGTTGGTGCTGAAACTCGTGAGTATGTATCGGCTGTGGGTGATCCGGGAATGAGAAGGGATGGCCTGAGGTTGGCGATAGAGTCATGGAATCAATGCAACGAGGTTGGTGAAGAAGCTCCTGACATGGGCAGCCCGAGAGCTGCCGATTGCTTTGACTTATACAAGGCTTCTCCAACGGCAACAG AGAACAACTGCTCCTTGTGCAAGTCCATGCCTTACATGTTGGTCCACAGAGTCATAGACAAAGACAACAATCTAGGGGTAGGAGACCCATTTCTTGGGATCCAACCAAAGGCCCTTTCCGATGTAGACCTTTACGCTGCTGAGAAAGAACTCTATCTGGGATCGAAATGTCAGGTTGAAGACACCCCAAATCCATGGCAATTTTGGATGATCATGCTCAAGAGTGGGAACATGGACACTTTTGCTGGAAGATGCCCTAAAAATGGCCATAAAGTTGGACCTTTCGGCCCTGACAACATATTTCCTTGCTTTGGAAAAGGTTGCATGAACCAACCAATGATTCATCATGATTATACCACATTGCAAGGGGCCGATAGGACAACTCTTAGGGGGAGGTTTTATGGGTCATGGGACTTGGATGCTAATTTGAGTAATGATTTGGTGGGAAATATATCTTATTATTCGGTAACTTGGGAAAAGGAACTTGGTGAGGGAAGTTGGGTTTTTCATCATCTCTTGAGGACTTCAACAAAGTATCCTTGGTTAATGCTTTACTTCAGATCCGATGCCACCTTTGGACTCTCTGGTGGATACCATTACCCAACCCGAGGAATGACCAAGAtt ATCCCAGAATCACCAAATTTTAGAGTGAGATTCACCTTGAATGTGATCAAAGGTGGTGGTCCTAGCAGCCAGTTCTATCTAATGGACATTGGAAGTTGTTGGAAGAACAATGGCCAGCCTTGTGATGGCGATGTAACTTCAGATGTCACACGATACAGTGAAATGATCATAAATCCAAGCATAAAAGCATGGTGCCAGCCAGGAAAACTCGATGTCTGCCCACCTTACCACACTTTCCCCAATGGGACACGCATTCATCGTAACGAAACTGCTCGCTTCCCTTATGAAGCTTATCACTTGTATTGCTCCCCAGGAAATGCAGAGCAGCTTGAGGCGCCTTATAGTTTGTGTGATCCATATAGCAATCCTCAGCCTCAGGAGATATTGCAGATTTTGCCACACCCAGTTTGGGGTGACTATGGGTACCCTACTAAGCAAGGAGATGGTTGGATTGGGAAGCCAAGGGCGTGGGATCTTGATGTTGGAAGGTTGTCTCAATCACTCTACTTTTACCAG GATCCAGGTACTCCACCAGCAAGAAGGCAGTGGAAGTCTGTTGATTTGGGAACTGAAATATTTAAAGACCCTGACCAAGTTGCTGAATGGACTGTTACTGACTTTGATATCCTTGTACCTGAGCAATGA